From Rutidosis leptorrhynchoides isolate AG116_Rl617_1_P2 chromosome 3, CSIRO_AGI_Rlap_v1, whole genome shotgun sequence, a single genomic window includes:
- the LOC139897765 gene encoding enhancer of mRNA-decapping protein 4-like isoform X2, translated as MASPGNQTGPFDLQRFFHPPSSSPSPPPISSNPNSINFQNPNPNNIPYPPPSTAASYPPPTVTGGPYPICNPQFHLPSPQFQPNPNPNGNPNHGAKLMALLSAPPPTSVDINNTNNNLNQVQSSVPMVQSTNPMLMVSALHSGSSGPLRMPSSKLPKGRYLSGESVVYDIDTRLPGEIQPQLEVTPITKYGSDPGLVVGRRIAVDRTYICYGLKQGAIRVLNINTALRSLLKGLAQKVTDMVFFAEDVHLLASASVDGRVYVWKITEGTDEDNKPQITGNIVIAIQIVGEEESVHPRVCWHCHKQEVLVVGIGKRVLRIDTTKVGRGEVLSAEEPLMCPVDKLMNGVQFVGSHDGEVTDLSMCQWMTTRLVSASVDGTIKIWEDRKSTPIAVLRPHNGLPVNSVIFLTAPHRPDHIILITGVLKIWASNSEEGWLLPSDADSWQCLQTLELKSSSESRVEDSFFNQVVALSQAGVLLIANAKKNAIYVVHLEYGPNPEATRMDYIAEFTVTMPILSFTGTSDLLPNGDQIVQVYCVQTQAIQQYALDLSQCLPPPIDNGITYDARTEGLNILETSRSKAEMSLDVSVPISDVGSVSRQPSSSPLVEDSFESPPVASSPTLLDKVSDTKSPTGGHELGEQTVDDSSVPDSVTDESKIMSNEDGTKFMLPTHLVTPTELMATSSSEINHTSEMKNDVDLNARDMGFNSDAPNVGLEVNVVSEMGKNVGVEPISYSEFHGFASQASDYGNRVVTGEIFVVNDSNLLDDSGQTSGGQVEIQDDRVDISGQVDSAISATADSPTPVSSTKGKKRKGKKGSNTSSPSASVFNSTDCCNEPGISASAPSDELILSQLHSMQETINQVLVNQKEIQKQIPGMLMVPVTKEGKRIEVAIGKAMEKTYKANSDAIWARTREEFSKHENSNRDRYQQVSGLVTNGYKDLLAALEKMFKKETSALVSSVVRSVTPVIEKTIAATIAEAFQRGVGDKSVNQLEKSVNSKLEATVAWQIQNQFQTSGKQALQEALKSGMEASVVPAFEMACKAMFNQVEATFQKGMIEHTSSAQQQVESANSPLAITLRDAINSASSMTRSLSTELADGQRKLVALALAGANSESSVNPLITQLSNGPIRSFHEKMEAPLDPTKELSRLVYEHKYEEAFTAALQRSDVRIVSWLCSQVDLQGLLTSNPMPLSQGVLLSLLQQLACDIGNDTSKKLGWMMDVVVAIRPSDSIIATHVRPIFDQVNSILNHQLSIPNTSVPELSSIRVLMRLISSTLRTL; from the exons ATGGCTTCCCCTGGAAATCAAACAGGTCCATTCGACCTTCAACGCTTCTTCCATCCTCCATCTTCATCCCCATCCCCACCTCCaatttcatcaaaccctaattccatcaatttccaaaaccctaaccctaacaatATTCCATACCCACCACCGTCTACTGCAGCATCTTACCCTCCTCCCACCGTCACCGGAGGTCCCTACCCTATCTGTAACCCTCAGTTTCACCTCCCATCACCTCAATTTcaaccaaaccctaaccctaatggaAACCCTAATCACGGAGCTAAATTAATGGCGCTATTAAGTGCACCACCACCAACCTCAGTTGATATTAATAATACGAATAATAACTTAAATCAGGTTCAATCATCTGTACCTATGGTCCAATCAACTAACCCTATGTTAATGGTATCTGCATTGCATTCTGGTTCTTCAGGGCCATTAAGGATGCCTAGTAGTAAGCTTCCTAAAGGACGTTACTTGAGTGGTGAAAGTGTTGTATACGATATAGATACAAGGTTGCCTGGTGAGATACAGCCTCAACTTGAGGTTACTCCAATTACAAAGTATGGGTCTGACCCGGGTCTTGTTGTTGGTAGGAGGATTGCTGTTGATAGGACATATATATGTTATGGGTTGAAACAAGGTGCGATTCGGGTTCTTAATATTAATACAGCTTTGCGATCACTGCTTAAAGGTCTGGCTCAG AAGGTTACAGATATGGTTTTCTTCGCTGAGGATGTTCACCTTCTAGCTAG CGCGAGCGTAGATGGACGTGTTTATGTGTGGAAGATTACAGAAGGCACAGATGAGGATAATAAGCCACAGATTACAGGGAATATAGTTATTGCAATTCAGATTGTTGGGGAAGAAGAATCTGTCCATCCTCGAGTTTGTTGGCACTGTCATAAACAA GAAGTACTTGTTGTTGGGATTGGAAAACGTGTTTTAAGAATTGATACTACAAAGGTTGGGAGAGGTGAAGTGTTATCTGCAGAAGAACCTCTCATGTGCCCTGTTGATAAATTGATGAATGGAGTTCAATTTGTTGGTAGTCATGATGGGGAAGTCACCGATCTATCGATGTGCCAATGGATGACGACCCGTTTGGTTTCTGCCTCGGTTGATGGAACG ATAAAGATTTGGGAAGATCGAAAGTCCACACCAATTGCAGTGTTGAGGCCACACAATGGTCTGCCTGTCAACTCTGTTATATTCTTAACAGCTCCTCATCGCCCAGATCACATCATCCTTATCACTGGGGTAT TGAAAATATGGGCTTCAAACAGTGAAGAAGGATGGTTGCTTCCTAGTGATGCTGATTCATGGCAATGTTTACAAACACTTGAATTAAAGAGTTCGTCTGAGTCACGAGTGGAAGATTCATTCTTTAATCAAGTCGTTGCATTATCTCAAGCTGGTGTTCTGTTAATAGCAAATGCGAAGAAAAATGCTATCTATGTTGTACACTTGGAATATGGACCCAATCCAGAAGCCACCCGCATGGACTACATTGCAGAATTTACAGTCACCATGCCCATACTAAGTTTTACAGGCACTAGTGATTTATTACCAAACGGGGATCAAATTGTGCAGGTTTATTGTGTCCAGACACAGGCCATTCAACAATACGCTTTGGACTTGTCCCAATGCTTACCACCTCCAATAGATAATGGGATCACTTATGATGCGAGAACTGAAGGTCTGAATATCTTGGAAACTTCTAGAAGTAAGGCAGAAATGTCTTTGGATGTCTCGGTACCGATCTCTGATGTTGGTTCTGTATCGAGACAGCCCTCAAGTTCTCCTCTAGTTGAAGATTCTTTCGAATCACCTCCTGTTGCATCGAGTCCTACGCTGCTTGATAAAGTTTCTGATACGAAAAGTCCCACTGGAGGCCATGAGTTAGGTGAGCAAACGGTAGACGATTCATCGGTTCCTGATTCAGTAACTGATGAAAGCAAAATCATGTCAAATGAGGATGGTACAAAGTTCATGCTCCCAACTCATTTAGTAACTCCTACTGAGTTGATGGCTACGTCTTCTTCTGAGATAAATCACACTTCTGAGATGAAGAATGATGTGGATCTAAATGCACGTGACATGGGTTTTAATTCTGATGCACCGAACGTTGGGTTGGAGGTTAACGTTGTCAGTGAAATGGGGAAAAATGTAGGTGTCGAACCCATTTCCTATAGTGAGTTTCATGGGTTTGCTTCTCAGGCATCAGATTACGGAAATCGGGTTGTGACAGGGGAAATTTTTGTTGTTAATGACTCGAATCTACTTGACGATTCAGGTCAAACCTCGGGTGGTCAAGTTGAAATTCAAGATGATAGAGTTGATATTTCAGGACAGGTTGATTCAGCGATATCTGCAACTGCTGACTCCCCGACACCTGTTTCTTCAACCAAAGGGAAAAAACGTAAGGGAAAGAAAGGGTCAAACACGTCTTCTCCCTCCGCAAGTGTTTTTAATTCAACCGATTGCTGTAATGAGCCGGGAATAAGTGCAAGTGCTCCATCTGATGAGTTGATACTTTCACAACTTCATTCTATGCAAGAAACTATTAATCAG GTTTTGGTGAACCAAAAGGAAATTCAAAAGCAGATTCCAGGAATGTTAATGGTACCAGTAACAAAAGAAGGCAAAAGAATCGAGGTAGCCATAGGAAAAGCCATGGAAAAAACTTATAAAGCTAATTCGGATGCTATTTGGGCTCGGACTCGAGAAGAATTTTCAAAGCATGAAAACTCGAACCGAGATCGTTACCAACAAGTTTCGGGGCTGGTTACGAATGGATACAAGGACTTGCTTGCAGCTTTGGAGAAAATGTTCAAGAAAGAAACATCTGCACTCGTGTCATCCGTTGTGCGATCAGTTACCCCAGTTATCGAGAAAACCATCGCTGCAACGATCGCAGAGGCTTTCCAG AGAGGCGTTGGTGATAAATCTGTAAACCAATTGGAGAAATCGGTTAACTCTAAGCTTGAAGCTACTGTTGCTTGGCAAATTCAAAACCAGTTTCAAACTTCTGGCAAACAAGCGTTGCAG GAGGCATTGAAGTCAGGTATGGAAGCTTCTGTTGTTCCTGCCTTTGAGATGGCTTGCAAGGCCATGTTCAATCAAGTGGAAGCTACATTTCAAAAGGGAATGATTGAACATACAAGCTCAGCTCAACAGCAAGTCGAGTCTGCAAATTCTCCTTTGGCGATTACGTTAAGG GATGCCATTAATTCTGCGTCGTCTATGACTCGAAGTTTGAGCACTGAATTAGCTGATGGTCAAAGGAAGTTGGTAGCCCTTGCACTAGCAGGGGCAAATTCGGAATCCTCAGTGAACCCGTTGATAACCCAATTAAGTAATGGACCTATACGCAGTTTCCATGAGAAG ATGGAGGCACCATTGGATCCGACAAAAGAGCTGTCTAGGTTGGTATACGAGCACAAATATGAGGAGGCTTTCACTGCGGCCTTGCAACGAAGTGATGTTCGCATTGTGTCCTGGTTATGCTCTCAG GTTGACCTACAAGGGCTATTAACTAGCAACCCGATGCCTCTGAGCCAAGGAGTACTGCTATCGCTACTGCAGCAGTTGGCTTGTGATATTGGCAATGACACATCGAAGAAACTTGGATGGATGATGGATGTGGTGGTGGCCATCAGGCCATCGGACAGCATTATAGCAACACATGTTCGTCCAATATTTGACCAAGTCAACTCTATACTAAATCATCAACTAAGCATTCCCAACACTTCGGTCCCTGAGCTTTCAAGCATAAGGGTTCTCATGAGACTCATCAGCTCCACGCTCAGGACCCTATAA
- the LOC139897765 gene encoding enhancer of mRNA-decapping protein 4-like isoform X1: MASPGNQTGPFDLQRFFHPPSSSPSPPPISSNPNSINFQNPNPNNIPYPPPSTAASYPPPTVTGGPYPICNPQFHLPSPQFQPNPNPNGNPNHGAKLMALLSAPPPTSVDINNTNNNLNQVQSSVPMVQSTNPMLMVSALHSGSSGPLRMPSSKLPKGRYLSGESVVYDIDTRLPGEIQPQLEVTPITKYGSDPGLVVGRRIAVDRTYICYGLKQGAIRVLNINTALRSLLKGLAQKVTDMVFFAEDVHLLASASVDGRVYVWKITEGTDEDNKPQITGNIVIAIQIVGEEESVHPRVCWHCHKQEVLVVGIGKRVLRIDTTKVGRGEVLSAEEPLMCPVDKLMNGVQFVGSHDGEVTDLSMCQWMTTRLVSASVDGTIKIWEDRKSTPIAVLRPHNGLPVNSVIFLTAPHRPDHIILITGGPLNREVKIWASNSEEGWLLPSDADSWQCLQTLELKSSSESRVEDSFFNQVVALSQAGVLLIANAKKNAIYVVHLEYGPNPEATRMDYIAEFTVTMPILSFTGTSDLLPNGDQIVQVYCVQTQAIQQYALDLSQCLPPPIDNGITYDARTEGLNILETSRSKAEMSLDVSVPISDVGSVSRQPSSSPLVEDSFESPPVASSPTLLDKVSDTKSPTGGHELGEQTVDDSSVPDSVTDESKIMSNEDGTKFMLPTHLVTPTELMATSSSEINHTSEMKNDVDLNARDMGFNSDAPNVGLEVNVVSEMGKNVGVEPISYSEFHGFASQASDYGNRVVTGEIFVVNDSNLLDDSGQTSGGQVEIQDDRVDISGQVDSAISATADSPTPVSSTKGKKRKGKKGSNTSSPSASVFNSTDCCNEPGISASAPSDELILSQLHSMQETINQVLVNQKEIQKQIPGMLMVPVTKEGKRIEVAIGKAMEKTYKANSDAIWARTREEFSKHENSNRDRYQQVSGLVTNGYKDLLAALEKMFKKETSALVSSVVRSVTPVIEKTIAATIAEAFQRGVGDKSVNQLEKSVNSKLEATVAWQIQNQFQTSGKQALQEALKSGMEASVVPAFEMACKAMFNQVEATFQKGMIEHTSSAQQQVESANSPLAITLRDAINSASSMTRSLSTELADGQRKLVALALAGANSESSVNPLITQLSNGPIRSFHEKMEAPLDPTKELSRLVYEHKYEEAFTAALQRSDVRIVSWLCSQVDLQGLLTSNPMPLSQGVLLSLLQQLACDIGNDTSKKLGWMMDVVVAIRPSDSIIATHVRPIFDQVNSILNHQLSIPNTSVPELSSIRVLMRLISSTLRTL; this comes from the exons ATGGCTTCCCCTGGAAATCAAACAGGTCCATTCGACCTTCAACGCTTCTTCCATCCTCCATCTTCATCCCCATCCCCACCTCCaatttcatcaaaccctaattccatcaatttccaaaaccctaaccctaacaatATTCCATACCCACCACCGTCTACTGCAGCATCTTACCCTCCTCCCACCGTCACCGGAGGTCCCTACCCTATCTGTAACCCTCAGTTTCACCTCCCATCACCTCAATTTcaaccaaaccctaaccctaatggaAACCCTAATCACGGAGCTAAATTAATGGCGCTATTAAGTGCACCACCACCAACCTCAGTTGATATTAATAATACGAATAATAACTTAAATCAGGTTCAATCATCTGTACCTATGGTCCAATCAACTAACCCTATGTTAATGGTATCTGCATTGCATTCTGGTTCTTCAGGGCCATTAAGGATGCCTAGTAGTAAGCTTCCTAAAGGACGTTACTTGAGTGGTGAAAGTGTTGTATACGATATAGATACAAGGTTGCCTGGTGAGATACAGCCTCAACTTGAGGTTACTCCAATTACAAAGTATGGGTCTGACCCGGGTCTTGTTGTTGGTAGGAGGATTGCTGTTGATAGGACATATATATGTTATGGGTTGAAACAAGGTGCGATTCGGGTTCTTAATATTAATACAGCTTTGCGATCACTGCTTAAAGGTCTGGCTCAG AAGGTTACAGATATGGTTTTCTTCGCTGAGGATGTTCACCTTCTAGCTAG CGCGAGCGTAGATGGACGTGTTTATGTGTGGAAGATTACAGAAGGCACAGATGAGGATAATAAGCCACAGATTACAGGGAATATAGTTATTGCAATTCAGATTGTTGGGGAAGAAGAATCTGTCCATCCTCGAGTTTGTTGGCACTGTCATAAACAA GAAGTACTTGTTGTTGGGATTGGAAAACGTGTTTTAAGAATTGATACTACAAAGGTTGGGAGAGGTGAAGTGTTATCTGCAGAAGAACCTCTCATGTGCCCTGTTGATAAATTGATGAATGGAGTTCAATTTGTTGGTAGTCATGATGGGGAAGTCACCGATCTATCGATGTGCCAATGGATGACGACCCGTTTGGTTTCTGCCTCGGTTGATGGAACG ATAAAGATTTGGGAAGATCGAAAGTCCACACCAATTGCAGTGTTGAGGCCACACAATGGTCTGCCTGTCAACTCTGTTATATTCTTAACAGCTCCTCATCGCCCAGATCACATCATCCTTATCACTGGG GGTCCGTTAAATCGGGAAGTGAAAATATGGGCTTCAAACAGTGAAGAAGGATGGTTGCTTCCTAGTGATGCTGATTCATGGCAATGTTTACAAACACTTGAATTAAAGAGTTCGTCTGAGTCACGAGTGGAAGATTCATTCTTTAATCAAGTCGTTGCATTATCTCAAGCTGGTGTTCTGTTAATAGCAAATGCGAAGAAAAATGCTATCTATGTTGTACACTTGGAATATGGACCCAATCCAGAAGCCACCCGCATGGACTACATTGCAGAATTTACAGTCACCATGCCCATACTAAGTTTTACAGGCACTAGTGATTTATTACCAAACGGGGATCAAATTGTGCAGGTTTATTGTGTCCAGACACAGGCCATTCAACAATACGCTTTGGACTTGTCCCAATGCTTACCACCTCCAATAGATAATGGGATCACTTATGATGCGAGAACTGAAGGTCTGAATATCTTGGAAACTTCTAGAAGTAAGGCAGAAATGTCTTTGGATGTCTCGGTACCGATCTCTGATGTTGGTTCTGTATCGAGACAGCCCTCAAGTTCTCCTCTAGTTGAAGATTCTTTCGAATCACCTCCTGTTGCATCGAGTCCTACGCTGCTTGATAAAGTTTCTGATACGAAAAGTCCCACTGGAGGCCATGAGTTAGGTGAGCAAACGGTAGACGATTCATCGGTTCCTGATTCAGTAACTGATGAAAGCAAAATCATGTCAAATGAGGATGGTACAAAGTTCATGCTCCCAACTCATTTAGTAACTCCTACTGAGTTGATGGCTACGTCTTCTTCTGAGATAAATCACACTTCTGAGATGAAGAATGATGTGGATCTAAATGCACGTGACATGGGTTTTAATTCTGATGCACCGAACGTTGGGTTGGAGGTTAACGTTGTCAGTGAAATGGGGAAAAATGTAGGTGTCGAACCCATTTCCTATAGTGAGTTTCATGGGTTTGCTTCTCAGGCATCAGATTACGGAAATCGGGTTGTGACAGGGGAAATTTTTGTTGTTAATGACTCGAATCTACTTGACGATTCAGGTCAAACCTCGGGTGGTCAAGTTGAAATTCAAGATGATAGAGTTGATATTTCAGGACAGGTTGATTCAGCGATATCTGCAACTGCTGACTCCCCGACACCTGTTTCTTCAACCAAAGGGAAAAAACGTAAGGGAAAGAAAGGGTCAAACACGTCTTCTCCCTCCGCAAGTGTTTTTAATTCAACCGATTGCTGTAATGAGCCGGGAATAAGTGCAAGTGCTCCATCTGATGAGTTGATACTTTCACAACTTCATTCTATGCAAGAAACTATTAATCAG GTTTTGGTGAACCAAAAGGAAATTCAAAAGCAGATTCCAGGAATGTTAATGGTACCAGTAACAAAAGAAGGCAAAAGAATCGAGGTAGCCATAGGAAAAGCCATGGAAAAAACTTATAAAGCTAATTCGGATGCTATTTGGGCTCGGACTCGAGAAGAATTTTCAAAGCATGAAAACTCGAACCGAGATCGTTACCAACAAGTTTCGGGGCTGGTTACGAATGGATACAAGGACTTGCTTGCAGCTTTGGAGAAAATGTTCAAGAAAGAAACATCTGCACTCGTGTCATCCGTTGTGCGATCAGTTACCCCAGTTATCGAGAAAACCATCGCTGCAACGATCGCAGAGGCTTTCCAG AGAGGCGTTGGTGATAAATCTGTAAACCAATTGGAGAAATCGGTTAACTCTAAGCTTGAAGCTACTGTTGCTTGGCAAATTCAAAACCAGTTTCAAACTTCTGGCAAACAAGCGTTGCAG GAGGCATTGAAGTCAGGTATGGAAGCTTCTGTTGTTCCTGCCTTTGAGATGGCTTGCAAGGCCATGTTCAATCAAGTGGAAGCTACATTTCAAAAGGGAATGATTGAACATACAAGCTCAGCTCAACAGCAAGTCGAGTCTGCAAATTCTCCTTTGGCGATTACGTTAAGG GATGCCATTAATTCTGCGTCGTCTATGACTCGAAGTTTGAGCACTGAATTAGCTGATGGTCAAAGGAAGTTGGTAGCCCTTGCACTAGCAGGGGCAAATTCGGAATCCTCAGTGAACCCGTTGATAACCCAATTAAGTAATGGACCTATACGCAGTTTCCATGAGAAG ATGGAGGCACCATTGGATCCGACAAAAGAGCTGTCTAGGTTGGTATACGAGCACAAATATGAGGAGGCTTTCACTGCGGCCTTGCAACGAAGTGATGTTCGCATTGTGTCCTGGTTATGCTCTCAG GTTGACCTACAAGGGCTATTAACTAGCAACCCGATGCCTCTGAGCCAAGGAGTACTGCTATCGCTACTGCAGCAGTTGGCTTGTGATATTGGCAATGACACATCGAAGAAACTTGGATGGATGATGGATGTGGTGGTGGCCATCAGGCCATCGGACAGCATTATAGCAACACATGTTCGTCCAATATTTGACCAAGTCAACTCTATACTAAATCATCAACTAAGCATTCCCAACACTTCGGTCCCTGAGCTTTCAAGCATAAGGGTTCTCATGAGACTCATCAGCTCCACGCTCAGGACCCTATAA
- the LOC139897765 gene encoding enhancer of mRNA-decapping protein 4-like isoform X3, protein MVFFAEDVHLLASASVDGRVYVWKITEGTDEDNKPQITGNIVIAIQIVGEEESVHPRVCWHCHKQEVLVVGIGKRVLRIDTTKVGRGEVLSAEEPLMCPVDKLMNGVQFVGSHDGEVTDLSMCQWMTTRLVSASVDGTIKIWEDRKSTPIAVLRPHNGLPVNSVIFLTAPHRPDHIILITGGPLNREVKIWASNSEEGWLLPSDADSWQCLQTLELKSSSESRVEDSFFNQVVALSQAGVLLIANAKKNAIYVVHLEYGPNPEATRMDYIAEFTVTMPILSFTGTSDLLPNGDQIVQVYCVQTQAIQQYALDLSQCLPPPIDNGITYDARTEGLNILETSRSKAEMSLDVSVPISDVGSVSRQPSSSPLVEDSFESPPVASSPTLLDKVSDTKSPTGGHELGEQTVDDSSVPDSVTDESKIMSNEDGTKFMLPTHLVTPTELMATSSSEINHTSEMKNDVDLNARDMGFNSDAPNVGLEVNVVSEMGKNVGVEPISYSEFHGFASQASDYGNRVVTGEIFVVNDSNLLDDSGQTSGGQVEIQDDRVDISGQVDSAISATADSPTPVSSTKGKKRKGKKGSNTSSPSASVFNSTDCCNEPGISASAPSDELILSQLHSMQETINQVLVNQKEIQKQIPGMLMVPVTKEGKRIEVAIGKAMEKTYKANSDAIWARTREEFSKHENSNRDRYQQVSGLVTNGYKDLLAALEKMFKKETSALVSSVVRSVTPVIEKTIAATIAEAFQRGVGDKSVNQLEKSVNSKLEATVAWQIQNQFQTSGKQALQEALKSGMEASVVPAFEMACKAMFNQVEATFQKGMIEHTSSAQQQVESANSPLAITLRDAINSASSMTRSLSTELADGQRKLVALALAGANSESSVNPLITQLSNGPIRSFHEKMEAPLDPTKELSRLVYEHKYEEAFTAALQRSDVRIVSWLCSQVDLQGLLTSNPMPLSQGVLLSLLQQLACDIGNDTSKKLGWMMDVVVAIRPSDSIIATHVRPIFDQVNSILNHQLSIPNTSVPELSSIRVLMRLISSTLRTL, encoded by the exons ATGGTTTTCTTCGCTGAGGATGTTCACCTTCTAGCTAG CGCGAGCGTAGATGGACGTGTTTATGTGTGGAAGATTACAGAAGGCACAGATGAGGATAATAAGCCACAGATTACAGGGAATATAGTTATTGCAATTCAGATTGTTGGGGAAGAAGAATCTGTCCATCCTCGAGTTTGTTGGCACTGTCATAAACAA GAAGTACTTGTTGTTGGGATTGGAAAACGTGTTTTAAGAATTGATACTACAAAGGTTGGGAGAGGTGAAGTGTTATCTGCAGAAGAACCTCTCATGTGCCCTGTTGATAAATTGATGAATGGAGTTCAATTTGTTGGTAGTCATGATGGGGAAGTCACCGATCTATCGATGTGCCAATGGATGACGACCCGTTTGGTTTCTGCCTCGGTTGATGGAACG ATAAAGATTTGGGAAGATCGAAAGTCCACACCAATTGCAGTGTTGAGGCCACACAATGGTCTGCCTGTCAACTCTGTTATATTCTTAACAGCTCCTCATCGCCCAGATCACATCATCCTTATCACTGGG GGTCCGTTAAATCGGGAAGTGAAAATATGGGCTTCAAACAGTGAAGAAGGATGGTTGCTTCCTAGTGATGCTGATTCATGGCAATGTTTACAAACACTTGAATTAAAGAGTTCGTCTGAGTCACGAGTGGAAGATTCATTCTTTAATCAAGTCGTTGCATTATCTCAAGCTGGTGTTCTGTTAATAGCAAATGCGAAGAAAAATGCTATCTATGTTGTACACTTGGAATATGGACCCAATCCAGAAGCCACCCGCATGGACTACATTGCAGAATTTACAGTCACCATGCCCATACTAAGTTTTACAGGCACTAGTGATTTATTACCAAACGGGGATCAAATTGTGCAGGTTTATTGTGTCCAGACACAGGCCATTCAACAATACGCTTTGGACTTGTCCCAATGCTTACCACCTCCAATAGATAATGGGATCACTTATGATGCGAGAACTGAAGGTCTGAATATCTTGGAAACTTCTAGAAGTAAGGCAGAAATGTCTTTGGATGTCTCGGTACCGATCTCTGATGTTGGTTCTGTATCGAGACAGCCCTCAAGTTCTCCTCTAGTTGAAGATTCTTTCGAATCACCTCCTGTTGCATCGAGTCCTACGCTGCTTGATAAAGTTTCTGATACGAAAAGTCCCACTGGAGGCCATGAGTTAGGTGAGCAAACGGTAGACGATTCATCGGTTCCTGATTCAGTAACTGATGAAAGCAAAATCATGTCAAATGAGGATGGTACAAAGTTCATGCTCCCAACTCATTTAGTAACTCCTACTGAGTTGATGGCTACGTCTTCTTCTGAGATAAATCACACTTCTGAGATGAAGAATGATGTGGATCTAAATGCACGTGACATGGGTTTTAATTCTGATGCACCGAACGTTGGGTTGGAGGTTAACGTTGTCAGTGAAATGGGGAAAAATGTAGGTGTCGAACCCATTTCCTATAGTGAGTTTCATGGGTTTGCTTCTCAGGCATCAGATTACGGAAATCGGGTTGTGACAGGGGAAATTTTTGTTGTTAATGACTCGAATCTACTTGACGATTCAGGTCAAACCTCGGGTGGTCAAGTTGAAATTCAAGATGATAGAGTTGATATTTCAGGACAGGTTGATTCAGCGATATCTGCAACTGCTGACTCCCCGACACCTGTTTCTTCAACCAAAGGGAAAAAACGTAAGGGAAAGAAAGGGTCAAACACGTCTTCTCCCTCCGCAAGTGTTTTTAATTCAACCGATTGCTGTAATGAGCCGGGAATAAGTGCAAGTGCTCCATCTGATGAGTTGATACTTTCACAACTTCATTCTATGCAAGAAACTATTAATCAG GTTTTGGTGAACCAAAAGGAAATTCAAAAGCAGATTCCAGGAATGTTAATGGTACCAGTAACAAAAGAAGGCAAAAGAATCGAGGTAGCCATAGGAAAAGCCATGGAAAAAACTTATAAAGCTAATTCGGATGCTATTTGGGCTCGGACTCGAGAAGAATTTTCAAAGCATGAAAACTCGAACCGAGATCGTTACCAACAAGTTTCGGGGCTGGTTACGAATGGATACAAGGACTTGCTTGCAGCTTTGGAGAAAATGTTCAAGAAAGAAACATCTGCACTCGTGTCATCCGTTGTGCGATCAGTTACCCCAGTTATCGAGAAAACCATCGCTGCAACGATCGCAGAGGCTTTCCAG AGAGGCGTTGGTGATAAATCTGTAAACCAATTGGAGAAATCGGTTAACTCTAAGCTTGAAGCTACTGTTGCTTGGCAAATTCAAAACCAGTTTCAAACTTCTGGCAAACAAGCGTTGCAG GAGGCATTGAAGTCAGGTATGGAAGCTTCTGTTGTTCCTGCCTTTGAGATGGCTTGCAAGGCCATGTTCAATCAAGTGGAAGCTACATTTCAAAAGGGAATGATTGAACATACAAGCTCAGCTCAACAGCAAGTCGAGTCTGCAAATTCTCCTTTGGCGATTACGTTAAGG GATGCCATTAATTCTGCGTCGTCTATGACTCGAAGTTTGAGCACTGAATTAGCTGATGGTCAAAGGAAGTTGGTAGCCCTTGCACTAGCAGGGGCAAATTCGGAATCCTCAGTGAACCCGTTGATAACCCAATTAAGTAATGGACCTATACGCAGTTTCCATGAGAAG ATGGAGGCACCATTGGATCCGACAAAAGAGCTGTCTAGGTTGGTATACGAGCACAAATATGAGGAGGCTTTCACTGCGGCCTTGCAACGAAGTGATGTTCGCATTGTGTCCTGGTTATGCTCTCAG GTTGACCTACAAGGGCTATTAACTAGCAACCCGATGCCTCTGAGCCAAGGAGTACTGCTATCGCTACTGCAGCAGTTGGCTTGTGATATTGGCAATGACACATCGAAGAAACTTGGATGGATGATGGATGTGGTGGTGGCCATCAGGCCATCGGACAGCATTATAGCAACACATGTTCGTCCAATATTTGACCAAGTCAACTCTATACTAAATCATCAACTAAGCATTCCCAACACTTCGGTCCCTGAGCTTTCAAGCATAAGGGTTCTCATGAGACTCATCAGCTCCACGCTCAGGACCCTATAA